TCTtcacagtctgtcttagtctggaagctcagctgaaacttgtcctccatgggtgaccctgctggtatctgaatactggtggcatagctcccagcatcacagcaacaggcaagcccccacagtatgacaaactgacatagaATCAtaggaaatatatataaatatgtgggTAAATCTAAATAATGATGACTTGTGGGTTTTTATATGCATGTAGAACTGAAATATCTGACAATAAGAACGCAAAAGGCAAGAAGGGGTAAATGAAATGAAACTGTACCAGTGACCTTGCATTGtatcgggatttttttttttaactgttagtTTATTGTAGACACTAATAATTCAAGGATACATGCTGCAATCACTGAAAAAAACGTATATAAAACCTTAATAAtctaataaagaagaaaataaagtaaaTGTACTTTATTAAaccaaaagaaggaaaagtcggagaaaaaagtataaatataGAATCAAAAAAACTCgccatcaattctaactcatagcgaccctataggacaggatagaactgcccccctagggtttccaaagagtgcctggtggatttgaactgctgacctttggttagcagccctagtacttaaccactgtaccaccagagtacAACTAGAGAGCAttagtgtcatgaattgaattctgtcccctcaaaatatgtgtcaacttggttaggccatgattcccagtgttgcattgttgttctccattttgtgattgtaattttatgttaaagagtcttaggatgggattgtaacacccttactaaagtcacatctTTGATCCAacctaaagggagtttcctggagtgtggcctgcacagcCTTTTCCCTCTTAAGAGATACGAAGGATAGGGGAACAAGCAGGGAGTAggaagctcataccaccaagaacgcagtgccaggagtagagcgtgtcctttgaaacCAACTTCCTGTTATGAAAAACTCCCAGTCCAGgggaaagattaatgacaaggcttactgagagagaaagctttcccccggagctgacaccctgaatttgaacttctagcctactagactgagagaaatttctctttgttaattccattcacttgtggtatttctgttatagcagccctaaatgactaagacaattggtaTAGTGATAAATTGAAATTGAATCAAACTAGCAATTTcatcaaatataaataaattaatattccaATGAAAATACAAAGATTAGAGTTTCATTATCCAGTAATGAAAGAATAGCTTATATTTTAATAATCCTCCTGCTAGTGACAttaaaattatggataaaatatttaaacacaAACGCACACACAACTAATCGAAGGCGCTGGAGAGTGACCAAAGGCAGATAGAAATTGAATGTGAAATAACTCTGGAAATAAATGAATCCCATTGGGTTATATTCACAAATATCTGTTTTTTCTCCTGAACAAACTCGCCAGTCTGCATGGCACAATGAGATAGACATCAAGCAGCAATCAGAGCATCACTCCTCTTCAATATTTACTAGAAGTCCAAGCCAGTGCAATATGGCAACGAAAAGaactaaaatacatagaaatcagAAAGTAAAACGATTTTTATTCTCAGGCAACATGATTGCATATAGAGAAAATCCCTTAAATTCTACAAAAAACTCTTAGGCCTAGTAAGTAAATTTAGTAAGTTCATAGTATGCTGTCAATATTCAAAACtcagttgtatttttttatttaagcagCAACACAGAGACAAAACTTAAATTAATAtcatgtagaagaatatagaattaacctaaaaggcttaaaaaataaatgcaacaaAATGTGGACAAGatatttacacagaaaattacaaaacacttagGAGATAAATTCAAGAAGACCTGAATAAGTGAAGATACATAACATCTTCATGTATCagaaaacagtatttttaaaatgtgcattCTCTCCCAAATTGAACAATATTTACAACacaatcctaatccaaataccaacaatctttttcatagcatttgtaaagttaattttaaaattgaTATGGAAATGAAAGGAccaaaacattttggaaaaaaaagaaatttggaggaATTTTGCTACATATTTTCAAGATTTACTGCAAAGCCAGGGTAATAGAGACTATGTAATATTGACATCAagacagacaaatagaccaattGAATGGATACGGAGTCCAGAAATTAACTGACACATCACaatcaattgatttttgtaaaaGACATCAATATTATTTAACaggaaaagaatagtcttttaATTAAAGGTGCAGaaaataactggatattcatgAACATGCACCCCAAGGTCACTTCATACTCCAACATCAATTCTTGAGAAATTACAGACCGAAAACTAAATATACAATTCTAAAGTTTTTGGAATAAAAAAGACGTAGGGAAATACTTTTCAACCATCGGGTAAACAAAGATTTCTTTGACAGGAAACAAAGGTTACTAactatgaatgaaaaaaaaaaagatgaatttcaCATTATCAAAATTGAAAGTcattgttcatcaaaagacattgttaaaaaataaagtcgATCTACAATTTGGTAGAAAATATTATATAGTTCAAACAGTATGCACCCATAATATATAGAGCTCTCACAAATCAATCATGAAAGGCTAcctaatgggcaaaatatttcaaTAGCCGACATGCAAAATAGACAAGTAAGTGAAAAAGTGTTTATCATTACTCGTCATCAGGGAAAAACcatttaaaaccacaatgagatactacttgaTAGCCACTAGAAAGCCTAAAACTTAATGTACTCAGAATACTAAATGCTGGTAAAGATATAAAATAGCTGGAATTCATATATTACTGGTAaagaccagttgtcattgagttggtcctGCCTCATGGctgccccaggtgtgtcagagcagcactgtgctccacagggttttcagtggctgatttttcggaagtagatggtCATGTCTTTTGtcccaggtgcctctaggtggacgcAAAACACCAAACTTTTAATTAGCAGACATGTTACCATTTCAGCCACCCAGGGATGCATATCACGGGTAGGAATGGCCAATAGTACAGCCACCCTGGAAACAGGTTTGGAATTATCTTTTAAGTTTAtacaaagaggaagatcctcttaATTGTAAATATATGTAGGTATCTATGGTATGATTTATTGAGAAgatgtatttcttttaaaaataatggtgTAAGTGCATGCACATGTGTACCTGTGTCGTCTGTATGTATATGTCTGTTCTCAGTTAATTATCCCCATGTGGACATGTAGGACCATAAGAAAGGATATGTATATTTAAAGAACATCCCTCCTTTCAGCAGCTTACTTGAATTGTAAaattttgttattgctgttaggtaccatcgagtcgattctgactcacagtgatcctatgtacaacagagtgaaacattgccctgtcttcggccatgcccacaatcgttgttatgtttgagcccattgttgcagccactgtgtcaatccatctctttgagggtcttcctctttttggttaaccctgtactttaccgaacatgatgtccttctccagggaccgatctctcctgacaacatgtccaaagtatataagacatagtttcgccatctttgcctctaagaagcattatcgttgtacttcttccaaaacagatttgttcattcttttggaagtccatggtacagATGATATTCatcaccaagaccacaattcaaagccatcaattcttccgtctccgttatttattgtccagcttttccatgcatatgattctattgaaaatagcatggcttgggtcaggagcacattagtcttcaaggtgagatcttagcttttcaacactttaaagaggtcttttgcacaacatttgcctaatgcaatgcgtcttttgatttcttgactgctgtttccatgagtcttgattttggatccaagcaaaacaaaatccttgacaacttcaatctttctccattgatcatgattttgcttaatggtccagttgtgaggatttttaatttcattatgttgaggcgtagtccatactgaaggctgtggtctttgatcttcatcattatgtgcttcaagtcctcttcactttcatcaagcaaggctgtgtcatctgcataatgcaggttgttaatgagtcttcccccaatcctgatcccccattcttcttcatatagggcagattctcagattatttgctcagcatacagattgaataggtatggtgaaaggatacaaccctgactcacacccttcctgacttaaaAACTCTCAGGATCCCCTTgctctatctgaacaactgcctcttgttctatgtacaggttcctcatgagcacacttaagtgttctggaattcccattcttcccactgttatccataatttgttatgatccgcacagtcaaatgcctttgcatagtcaataaaacacaggtaaagatctttctggtattctctgctttcagccaatatccatcttacattcagcaatgatatccctggttccacatcctcttctgaatctggcctgaatttcttgcagttccctgttgatatactcctgcagctgcttttgaatgatcttcagcaaaattttacttgtttgtgatataaatgatattgttcgataatttctacattcagttgggtcacctttcttgggaaaaggcataaatatggatctcttcaagtcagttggccaggtaggtgtcttccagatttcttggcatagacaagtgagcacttccagcactacatccatttgttgaaacatctcatttcatattccatcaattcctggagcttgtttttctccaatgccttcagaccagcttctacttcttccttcagcaccatcgcatcctgatcatatgctgcctcctcaaatggttgaacatccaccagttctttttggtataatgactccgtgtttTCCCTAcattttgttttgatgcttcttgcgtcatttaatattttccccatagaatccttcactattgcaacttgaggcttgaattttttcttcagttctttcaccttgagaaatgccgagtgtgttcttcccttttggttttctatccccaagtctttgtgcatgtcattatagGACTTCATTTTGATttctctagccgccctttgaaatctgttcagttctttcacttcatcaattcttccttttgctttagcaacttgatgttcaaaagcaagtttcagagtctcttctgacatccattttggtcttttctctctttcctgtctttttattgacctcttgctttctttatgtatgatatccttgatgtcattccacaactcatctggtctttggttattagtggtcaatgtgtcaaatctattcttgaaatggtctctaaattcagtttagagcaacttgaacttgaacttgcatatgagcaactgctggcctgttccacagtcggcgcCCTGGCCTTGTAACATAAGCACTTATAAATCAAGCTACACAGCAGCACTAACTTTTCAAAcctaaataaatattataaactACATTACTTTCTTAATGTGGGTTAGAACACtcaaaaaattaatttcagagtTGAACAAAAATGACAGGACCTTGACTTTTTGTCTGCTGATGGAGTAAGAAGAGCAGATGATACCCATGAAGATGAGGCAGACACAGACCTTTTGGAGCCTTGGGATTTCCCTTTCTTCTGGACTATCCATGTTTAAGAAATATTCTGATTTCATGTAGAAACTCCCACTAACTCCAAAAAGCTGTTTATCTACCATGTTACTTAAAAAAGTGAAGtgaattagaaaagaaagaaggtcaCAGCATATGAAAGgataataaagtttaaaaatgttGTTTCCTAGAGTAGTCATGTCCAAGCTTCTTTCTTTCTCAAGCTAATGCAGTGATGACTATGATCTGCTGCTGCTAATGAACTACCATTTATTGCATGCTAATTCTGGGTCAAGGCCTCcgagtggcataaatggtttgacTTCAACTACTATActgagaagtaaggatggtgagacttcacttcATAGACTTTGGCATGTTttccggagggaccagtccctggcaaaggacatcatgcttggcaaattagagggtcagcaaaaaagaggaaggctctcaatgagatggattgacatagtggctgtgaTAATGGCATCAAATAttgcaatgattgtgaaaatagtgcaggaccaggcagtgtgtcgttctgtttgtacatagggtccctacaagtcagaaccaactcaatggcacctaacaacaacaacaatttacatAAATGTtgttagtttgaatccactcagcggtaccgtggaagaaagttctggtaatatgcttccataaagattacagccgagaaaaccctgtgcagcaattctactgtgtaacatatggcattgccatgagttggaatcatctcaaccacaagaggttttttgtttgtttctttgtttaattcTGGGtcaggttttctgccaacaaagttACAGGCATTATTCAATTTTAtacctaagacagatttgtgatCTAAATATTATTTTCCCCACTTTGCAGTAGAGAAAGTAAAATCCTGAAGGGTTAAATAATTTGTCCCCCAAATCaaagagtatttaaaaaaaaataacatgggTTCAAAATAATATCAAAGTAATCTTTGATGTGATCCAAAATTCaggtaacagtgattgtgagagtCTGGTTATTGGGATCAAAGAAGAATAGAAAGGAACCAAAATTATGGCATAATATTGCTAAGAAAAGTAggattgaaaaagaaataaaatatttatcccATCTCAAAACATGTACTTTATTCAGGaagtgaaaagaaaattacaattgACCAAGTGATAGAAATCCCTGCCCAGTTTACAGACACAGAAGACATCAAGTGAATTATTTGATGGGACCAGGGGAGTGTGCCACTGTTCTTCCTTTGAAGTGCTGGGATCCTGGCAGAGCTGAGGACTGCCCTTTCTCAGTTACCTCCTGGAGAGTAGCAGTAGAACAgtgcacaaaaaaaagaaaaaaagaaaaaaacttcagtTGCTGGGAATCATCACAGGAAGATCATGGACTAATGGATAGAGAAGCTGTGTCCATGACTGGCTTCAAAGAGAAGATGAAGGTGGAGTTGTGGAAGGAGTCTGAGCCAATTGTCCTTATCCTTTCATGATCCTGATGAATCCTGAAGCTGTTACTTGCTCTTAGGAGGACACTTCTGCTGGCAGGGTTGGTATATCTGTGTAGGAGGGCATTTCTGCTGACATGGCTGAGGTGGGCACTTTGGGGGTgggcatggctcagggcactttGGAGGGGGACATGGCTCAGGGCACTTAGGTGGGCACACCACAGGAGGTGGTTGGCAGGGCTGCTCGCACTGCTGCTGCTGGTAAGACATCTTTCTGGAGTCTCTGGAAATCTGAAAGAAAGTAGATGACAGTTGTTCACAGGAAGGAACTTCTACAGACAGAGAAGCCAGAGCTTATTTGATTCCACTGGATATCACCTCTCCAGTCTCTGAGATATGTTTTTATCTCTTAACTCTGTTTTTTATcactttctgccttctcctctctagcCTGTTACTTCACTAGCTCTGGGAAAATTCTCTCTCTTCTAAAGCAGCAACTAATGATGTTTACATGAAAATAACATCTTCAAGAAAGCCAGTCTCAAGTTCTGAAATCCTGAGCAACCTCATAAGGAATTCCTATCATTATTTCTTACAAGGCATCAACACATGGGGAAAGAGCAAGCAACTGTTTGGGGAGAATTCAATGACTTTAGAAATCACAGCAGAATGGactcaaaaagaaatggaaaggaaaaaaaaaactaccttctACTCTTCTTCAAACCAAAGTTTTTCTATTAACTTCTTTTTCAGTCTACCAGAACCAAGTCAAAGCAGTATATCCTTGTAACATTAAGCCCCAATTCACAATTTTCATCAATTAATGGCATAAACCCATAATACTAACTTTCTTCACACCCAATTTTCTGTCTTCAGATTCAGTTCAAATATTTGATAGCAACCAATAAacagaagaactcaagaaatcaGACTCACCAGGTTCTCCAAAGTAGATCGGGAATCAAGTGTCAGAAGGATGCTAGCCTTgcagcagaggacctctttatATAAGGGATTGCTGCCCCACCCAGGAGGAAGTGGAGCTACCTAAAACTGGGCTGGTCCAAGAATTTCCTAACCAAATTAATTCCAACCCTAACTGGCTGGACAGGGACCCTAATAACAGGAAGCATCCTGCTTCCGGATCTCCTCACTGGAATAAGTGTCCATGACTCAGAGGCCCTGCCTTCGGGACAGTTTCAGTAACTTACAACAGTGAGAGAATTTAGGGAATTCTCTAACTGGTCCTCAAAGGCTCTTTTTCTTGACTGAGGACAAGAACGCTTTCTTATCCTTCACCTTCCCTGCATCACAAAACTGCCTTCCCTGTTCCACTTTAGCTGACTGTCAATTTGTTATATATTCTGGAGTGAAAAAAGCCTGAACACCTGGGAGACTGGAAACCTTGTGACACCATTCTCATTACCCCAgtatcagttgccatccagtcagttccaactcatggcgaccccatgtgtcagaatagaactgtgctctatggggttttcaatggctgtgatactTCCGAAGTAGATAAGCAGGCGTGTCTTCCAAGGTACTGTTGGGTTGACTGaagctgccaacttttcagctaagcatttaaccgtttgtgccaccaagggactccactCATTACTCCCAACCATCATTGTAATGCATTTCCTCTTGATTCTATGGCTTGCTGATCTAAGTTTCCTTTCCTCCCTGAAAAATGGACTGCTGTAAGGCCCCAGATCATCTCGATAGCCTCCCACCAGTATACTtccaaactttcagcaaaatggtGATCATCAGAGTCTTATTTTCACCTGCTTTGGGTCTTCAAATAGAAGACATAAAGCTGATTCCTAAGGCCTTGGAAAGCCTTGTGGCTTAGGGGTTAAAACCTACGGCTACTAATGGAAATTTGTCctttcaaaaccaccaggtgctccttggaaaacctatggggcaattctactctttcctatagggtcggtatgagtcggaattcattCCACagcaatgttttctttctttttttttttttttaaaggcctttATAAAACCTGTACCACTTTGGGCCTCATGGGCTCCACTAGCACCACAGCATCACCTATTACAATTGAGATACTCTAGCAGCTCAGTTCCTGGAACTACAACAGAAAGCAAGCTTTCTGACCATAACTCTCTCCTCACATTGTATACTAGGTTCTCCTGCATCACTTTACCCAATAAGAACTAAGAAGGTTGTTCCTATTTTCTGTCATCCTACCCTTTTCGAAACACTGGAAAATCCAACCTAATAATCAGTGCCATTCACACaattaattttatatgtattttttacttaTTAGTTATTTAAACTGTTTGTTTGATACAGAAATCATTGGTAGATTCAAGATGAAGGTTAAATCCTTTTATTAGAAACTCAGCCATTAAAATTAATTACCATTCATTTACACCTCTTTAAGCATTAATGATTATGTCATTataaattttacttaattttaggATTTGTCCATATTGAACACGGTGGGGTACATGTCAAGTAAACCAGTTTGGAGCTCTACTCTCCTCATACAATCTGGCAGTGTTCTAGAAAGAAGGAGAGATCTAAATGGAACCTGATGTCTGGTCCCAGTTCCATATTTGACAAGCTGTGTGACCACGGGCAGGCTACCTCTCCTCTCTTAGTTTGGACCTTTGTCTACGAACAGAGGAGAATAATACCTACCTCTTGGGGTAGGAGGTAGGGGATGGCTGTACTGGGCCTTCTCTTAACTCTGTTCAAGCTtggattttcttctctttatttctttctttcttcccataGAAGCCCAGATTAGAACCATATTCTCCGCCTCTATGAAGCTGCCTTTTCTACAGAAGCACCTTTCCTAGAGGTGCTTCTCTCCCGGGACAAACTGCAGGGTAGGATCCAGTCTCCTCAGTACTtttcctccttgatgttttcAAGAATATGTACTTGAatgcttttatctttttaaacaaAAGTTCTTAGTCAGCACTTGAAGGAAATAGAAGTGAACAAAAGTCACAAGCATTCATTCAAAGACTAATTACTGAACCACACCTGTGTGATTCCATCTGATGACCCCTACAATAGAGAACAGACACAGTCCTGTGCTGTGCACAGTTAATGGGGAACACACACAGATATACGGGCCATTAGTGTGCACTGTTTCGTGCCCACACAGTGTTGGCAGCTGAATTCCAGGAAGCCGTGCCCTCTGCTTTTATCCTTTCCTCTTCTCCAGTTGGAATCTTCCTCCTTCCTGGCCCTTCCTTCTGCATCCAGGGCAGGACATGAGACACCAGCTAATGCCTTTCCAGATGTACACACTCCCTCTTCCACAAATGAAGGGTGACCTCACAAAGATGCATTAAAGGACTTAATGAAAAGCCTTTCAAAAATGTTTCATCTACCTACAAAGAAAAAGTGCTAAAAGCAGTCACCTTTTTCTACCAGGGTCTCCCAATCAAGGTAGAAGGACCCCTCGTGTCACAGGAGATGGTCTAGGCACTGAAGAGAATAATGTAAATATTAAGTGTATACTTCTGTTAATTCTGTGCtacaaaattatataatttgaaTATTTCATCTTGTTTATGAtgaatcaaatttaaaaaaaaattaagtttgtaTAAAgtgaatttaaagtaaaaatgttGAGTAATTTCTATTTCATATGTGGTGTGTAGTTACTGTAAATATAGTAGGTTTTTTTATGGGAATAACTAAAATTTGGGAAACAGTGCCCCAATATGTCCTCTAACCCTGgaaaaatggttttatttttgcctttcagAGCCTTACCTCATACACTCTTGTGCAGTTTCTCCCTTCAGTCCTAAGTGTGAGCTACCCTCAGGCACTGAAACCTTACTTTTTGTGCCATGGCTGGTGAATAAAGTTACAACATTGGAATTATGTTACTGCAGTCTGTGGGGACACTTTGTTGGTGGGTGTCATGATGTCCCTATCTCACTGCCTAGCACTTCTCTACACTGCAagtaaacaggaaaaaaacaaatccagtgccttggagttgatgccaactcatggtgacccaatagaacagagtactgccccagagggtttccaaggctgtaaaacttcatggaagcagactgccacatctttctcccaaggagtgacaggtgggtttgaaccaccaaccttttggttagtagctgagcactaacTGGTACATggtggtatatttttttttttcaagaacaaAATACCAGGTTTAAATAGCACAAAACCAATAAGAAATATAAGATACTATCTTGAATCCCACCGTCATGTGAGAGTACATTTGTGGAGAAGAGAGAGGATCAGAGCACTAAGGTCTATAATCTGCAAGGTGGGGAGTGGAGCGGGAAATGAATTTGGGCTGATTTTATATGTCTACTTTCTCTCATTCTCCTTCCAAATAGATTTTAGGTCTTTAAAAGACAGTGGTTTTTGGTTTGCATGTTTGTGATCTATCTTCTTAAACTCTCCATTCTCCTCAACCTACCACATTATCCTCCCACACTTAATATATAGATTTTATCTACTAATTGGGCACATGTTGCTAACTGAAGATATATATTGTCAGTGGATTTAGTGAttagtcttttcatttatttttaccccTTCCTAATATCATTGGGACTGACAGAATGTTATGCATTAAACATTTAAAGTGATTTTGGTAGAATTTCCTTGCCTGGGCCAAATGATCAGGAAGTTTTCAagaatatgactttataattggagaagaaggaagacaaggagaaggaggaagaagaaaaaaaggaagaggagattCTCAGAACCTCTGAAGTTTTCACCAGCTACGCTCTAGAGAATACAGGAGTCCTGAATCAACCCAGCATCATGTCCCTGGCTTAAGCAGGGCTGTCCCTGGATTCCCAGGACTGTCAATCATCCTACCAGGAAGGAAGGGCTTTTGGCCGAGATCACCACTGACCATGACCTGACTATGACCATCAGGGGTAGAGCCATCACTTTGGTACCCGAGGCCAGGTATCTGTAAACTGGGTATTCACCAAATTGTTCATATAGATTATTTGCTAGGTACTTCAGAGGTTAAAGAGAAAGAACTTTACTCAACAGGTCACTTTCTATTCCCCATAGTCTCACATCACATCCAAAACATAAGTCCTTAGAGAAATGTCTGATTTCTACCACACAAATTGAGAATCAGatgcccaaatgggattgtagCACCAAATAGACCAGTTTTGGTTACACCTTGAAGACTCTTCCATCTGAGAACACCCCTCCCAGAGGCTCATGGCAGTACAGACACTAATGTCACTGCAGGTCTGAAGCCACCAACATCTCAAGGAAGAGTCACTATATAGGGTGTGGAAGTAAGATGGAATATTCAGAGTTGCTCACAGGTCAGCTACATGAGCAGCTGTCACAACATGAAGAGCTGTGCCTGGTGATTCACATTTCCCTGAGTTTGAACATCCAAGACCTGAGACATTAGATACAGCATGCTGTAACActtcacccacacacacatacacatgtctTATCTATcgatctgtctgcctgtctgtctatcatctgtctatctatcatttatctatcatctgtttttctatctatcatctgtcatctctccatcatctatctatctgtctgtctgtctacctatcatatatctacctacctacctacctacctcactatctatctctctatgtatctatctttctatctacctacctgcATACCTGtctctctacctacctatctgtctatcatctatctatctttgTGTCTACCAACCAATCTATCTGCATATCTAAATAGCTTGACTTTATGATCTTTAAGAGTCAGGTAGCCCTTGGCTCTATTCCTTTCACCCCCtaattttctaagaattt
This DNA window, taken from Elephas maximus indicus isolate mEleMax1 chromosome 3, mEleMax1 primary haplotype, whole genome shotgun sequence, encodes the following:
- the LOC126073653 gene encoding small proline-rich protein 2G-like produces the protein MSYQQQQCEQPCQPPPVVCPPKCPEPCPPPKCPEPCPPPKCPPQPCQQKCPPTQIYQPCQQKCPPKSK